One part of the Rutidosis leptorrhynchoides isolate AG116_Rl617_1_P2 chromosome 1, CSIRO_AGI_Rlap_v1, whole genome shotgun sequence genome encodes these proteins:
- the LOC139885764 gene encoding probable serine/threonine-protein kinase PBL28, with product MSAFFEEFKHLKIQLEDIKLATNNFSDNNLLGKGGFGNVYKGLICHSKGQEFVAFKRLDSRYGQGNSEFWREIMMLSRYTHKNLISLLGYCDEADEKILVYELASRGSLDNHLSDPTLTWKQRLQICLATAKGLNYLHDPKGLHERVLHRDIKSSNILLDENWNSKISDLGLSKMGPANQRHSVLITNIVGTIGYLDPQYLEMGMLTKESDVYSFGVVLFEVLCGKLCFSNKNGEYQTSVRMWKKSYIDKKLDEIIFQDLKQQMDPSSLEIFSDIAYQCIHEYREERPTMSLVVKKLESALNLQEIYESRIGFKSENGPDGENFMIQPPNDYVNSSNYRRESPTIPQYSHEEASVIQPDQLAQLAALLGNAKQLANEDFRQSDNNTLIPDSGYNIPQTGPSPSLHIGFEHHLSSLYHQVQQRFKQQQVFNMAPMGQSSQENTQAERDADPHKRPNTSLELAATILKQIQQGKTNETLELATTLLKQIQQGKT from the coding sequence ATGTCAGCTTTCTTTGAGGAGTTTAAACATCTCAAAATCCAGCTTGAAGATATTAAGTTGGCCACCAACAACTTTAGTGACAACAACTTACTTGGAAAAGGTGGTTTTGGGAACGTGTACAAAGGATTAATCTGTCACTCTAAAGGGCAAGAGTTTGTTGCTTTTAAGCGTCTAGATAGTAGATATGGGCAAGGTAATTCTGAATTCTGGAGAGAGATCATGATGCTTTCTCGTTACACGCATAAAAATCTCATCTCTCTATTGGGATATTGTGATGAGGCCGATGAGAAGATTCTAGTGTACGAGCTTGCATCGCGTGGTAGTCTCGATAACCATTTAAGTGACCCTACTCTTACGTGGAAGCAACGTCTCCAGATATGCCTTGCAACTGCGAAGGGACTAAATTACCTTCATGATCCAAAAGGCTTACACGAAAGAGTCTTGCATCGCGATATAAAAAGTTCCAACATCCTTCTGGATGAGAATTGGAATTCAAAGATCTCTGATTTGGGCCTATCAAAGATGGGGCCAGCTAATCAGAGGCATAGTGTTCTCATTACCAACATTGTAGGTACCATTGGGTACCTTGACCCGCAGTATTTAGAGATGGGCATGCTAACAAAAGAGTCTGACGTGTACTCTTTTGGTGTGGTCTTATTTGAAGTATTGTGCGGGAAATTATGCTTTAGCAATAAGAATGGTGAGTATCAGACTTCAGTTCGCATGTGGAAAAAAAGCTACATAGACAAGAAATTGGATGAGATTATATTTCAAGATTTAAAACAACAAATGGATCCGAGTTCGTTGGAAATATTTTCAGACATTGCATATCAATGTATACATGAATATCGTGAAGAACGGCCAACGATGTCTCTTGTTGTCAAAAAACTCGAGAGTGCCCTTAATTTGCAGGAGATTTATGAATCAAGAATTGGTTTCAAATCAGAAAATGGTCCAGATGGTGAGAATTTCATGATTCAACCACCCAATGATTATGTTAATTCAAGTAATTACCGACGTGAAAGTCCAACCATACCGCAATACAGTCATGAAGAAGCGAGTGTCATACAACCTGATCAACTTGCACAATTGGCTGCGCTTCTTGGGAACGCAAAGCAACTAGCAAATGAAGACTTCAGGCAATCGGACAATAATACATTGATTCCTGATAGCGGTTATAATATTCCGCAAACGGGGCCTTCACCTAGTTTGCATATTGGCTTTGAGCACCATTTATCATCTCTATACCATCAAGTGCAGCAGCGTTTTAAGCAGCAACAAGTATTCAACATGGCACCCATGGGACAAAGTAGTCAAGAAAACACACAGGCAGAACGCGATGCAGATCCACATAAACGACCAAATACGTCATTAGAGTTGGCAGCAACTATTCTTAAGCAAATCCAACAAGGGAAAACAAATGAGACATTAGAGTTGGCAACAACTCTTCTTAAGCAAATCCAACAAGGGAAAACTTGA